A genomic segment from Microcoleus sp. FACHB-672 encodes:
- a CDS encoding class I SAM-dependent methyltransferase, producing the protein MFVEIEPNFLRTIATDSDRVPTLYYSKYWPVRQVFWMRLKMINFHLQRLSLSKDACLDFGGGGGVFLPTLTRQFKTVFFLDLEDIEARQVAEKHQLNNLKIIKDDVAAVKIPQASFDAIIAADVLEHFQNLSVPASVLRSWLKPDGVLLTSLPTENFIYTGLRKVFGITKPADHYHTGSEVESYLKSHGFKQIRRTFVPLYWNIFPLFLVSAWQRDENYSNL; encoded by the coding sequence ATGTTTGTTGAGATTGAACCAAATTTTCTTCGCACCATTGCCACCGACTCGGATCGGGTTCCCACGCTGTATTACTCTAAATATTGGCCGGTGAGGCAAGTGTTTTGGATGCGATTGAAGATGATTAATTTTCACTTGCAACGCCTCTCACTTTCCAAAGATGCCTGTCTGGATTTTGGCGGAGGTGGTGGAGTATTTTTACCAACGCTTACGCGTCAGTTCAAGACAGTTTTTTTTCTCGATTTAGAAGATATCGAAGCGCGACAAGTTGCTGAAAAGCATCAGTTAAATAATCTTAAAATCATTAAAGATGATGTAGCGGCTGTCAAAATTCCTCAAGCGTCTTTTGATGCGATTATTGCTGCTGATGTCTTAGAGCATTTTCAGAATTTATCTGTGCCGGCATCTGTCCTGAGAAGTTGGTTAAAACCGGATGGCGTCTTGCTTACTTCCTTGCCAACCGAAAATTTTATTTACACCGGCTTACGCAAAGTTTTTGGAATTACGAAGCCGGCTGATCACTATCACACCGGCAGCGAAGTCGAATCTTATCTGAAATCTCATGGGTTTAAACAAATTCGCCGCACCTTTGTTCCTTTATATTGGAATATATTTCCCCTATTTCTTGTAAGCGCTTGGCAGCGTGATGAAAATTATAGCAATTTATAA
- a CDS encoding metallophosphoesterase, translated as MAPETHTIPYNLIMTAGDVALLWLVRCKMPKTVQIAGFFTLATFGVIAPFFLGEYGLGILQLLAYGIFVHGFIVLTGLAIILRSLSRKMAMAAAVGAVFLGTIAVDAFAIEPAWLEVSHVQLSTPKLKTPLKVALVADFQTDVWGEYERQALRLTMAEKPDLILLAGDYLQEFDEQRREILRQKFNSFLQQINFSAPLGTYAVAGDTESFIDPTNWPQAFEGLPVTALREKTTLVLPEFCLTGLPLAASRNPRLKVAPCDRFHIVLGHAPDFALGDVDADLLVAGHTHGGQVRLPFFGPVFTRSKIPRSWAAGVTKLTGNRTLIVSRGIGMQRGVAPRVRFLCRPELVIIELLPA; from the coding sequence ATGGCTCCTGAAACGCATACTATTCCTTACAACTTGATAATGACCGCCGGCGATGTGGCGCTGTTATGGCTTGTGCGGTGCAAAATGCCTAAAACGGTGCAAATTGCCGGCTTCTTCACGTTAGCAACATTTGGGGTAATTGCACCTTTCTTTTTGGGAGAATATGGCTTAGGCATCCTGCAACTGTTAGCTTACGGCATTTTTGTGCACGGGTTTATCGTCCTCACCGGCTTGGCGATTATTCTGCGTTCTTTGTCTCGTAAAATGGCAATGGCGGCGGCTGTGGGGGCGGTATTTTTAGGAACGATTGCTGTCGATGCTTTTGCGATTGAACCCGCTTGGCTGGAGGTGTCTCACGTTCAATTGAGTACACCGAAACTAAAAACCCCTTTAAAAGTTGCGCTTGTCGCTGATTTCCAAACAGATGTGTGGGGGGAATATGAACGGCAAGCGCTACGTTTGACAATGGCAGAAAAACCTGATTTAATACTTTTAGCCGGCGATTATTTGCAGGAATTTGATGAGCAACGTCGGGAAATATTGCGGCAAAAGTTTAATTCTTTTCTCCAACAAATTAACTTTAGCGCACCTTTAGGCACCTATGCGGTTGCGGGCGATACAGAGAGTTTTATCGACCCGACAAACTGGCCGCAGGCGTTTGAGGGGCTGCCAGTGACGGCATTGCGAGAAAAAACGACACTGGTGCTGCCTGAATTTTGCCTCACCGGCTTACCACTGGCTGCTTCCAGAAATCCTCGGTTAAAGGTTGCGCCTTGCGATCGCTTTCACATCGTTTTAGGTCATGCGCCGGACTTTGCGCTGGGTGATGTGGACGCCGATTTGCTGGTTGCCGGCCACACACACGGGGGCCAGGTACGGCTTCCTTTCTTCGGGCCGGTGTTTACCCGTTCCAAAATACCGCGAAGTTGGGCTGCCGGCGTGACGAAACTAACGGGCAATCGCACCCTAATTGTATCGCGGGGAATTGGGATGCAGCGAGGCGTTGCACCGAGGGTGAGATTTTTATGCCGGCCAGAATTAGTCATCATTGAATTGCTTCCCGCTTAG
- a CDS encoding glycosyltransferase family 2 protein, with translation MLQKVAVVIPCFNVKKHILAVIDKIGSEVDLIYVIDDNCPEATGDYVNSYCQDSRVKVIFHQTNKGVGGAVVSGYREAIAAGATIIIKIDGDGQMEPALIPKFIKPIAGNLADYVKGNRFFDLDLLASMPKLRLIGNALLSFVSKMCSGYWDIMDPTNGYTAIHTSVLKMIPLHKLDKRYFFESDMLFRLNTVRAVVYDLPMAAKYGEEISHLKIGRVILVFPCKYLNRFFKRIFYNYFLRDFNIGSVELIVAIILISLGLIFGLYNWYLSIQRGIPATSGTVMLASLPIILGFQSLLAAINYDVTNVPKMPVHKIWENLE, from the coding sequence ATGCTCCAAAAAGTTGCTGTTGTAATTCCCTGCTTTAACGTTAAAAAGCATATTTTGGCAGTCATTGATAAAATTGGATCTGAGGTGGATTTAATTTATGTGATTGATGATAATTGTCCAGAGGCAACAGGCGATTATGTTAATAGCTATTGTCAAGATTCACGGGTAAAAGTTATCTTTCATCAAACGAATAAAGGCGTGGGGGGTGCCGTTGTTTCTGGGTATAGAGAAGCAATCGCTGCCGGCGCAACCATTATTATTAAAATTGATGGCGATGGACAAATGGAACCCGCCTTAATTCCTAAGTTTATTAAACCCATTGCCGGCAATCTGGCAGATTATGTTAAAGGTAATCGATTTTTTGATTTAGATTTACTGGCATCTATGCCGAAGCTAAGGCTAATCGGAAATGCCTTGCTGTCTTTTGTCAGTAAAATGTGCAGTGGATATTGGGATATTATGGACCCGACGAATGGCTATACCGCCATTCATACAAGCGTTTTAAAAATGATTCCTCTGCATAAATTAGATAAAAGATATTTCTTTGAAAGTGATATGCTATTTCGATTAAATACCGTGCGTGCAGTAGTTTATGATCTGCCGATGGCTGCAAAGTACGGTGAAGAAATTAGCCATCTCAAAATTGGTAGAGTTATCTTAGTTTTTCCCTGCAAGTACCTAAATCGTTTCTTTAAACGAATCTTTTACAATTACTTTTTACGAGATTTTAATATTGGTTCGGTTGAATTGATTGTTGCTATCATTTTAATCAGCCTGGGATTAATATTTGGATTATATAATTGGTATTTAAGCATTCAACGAGGAATACCGGCAACCAGTGGTACAGTCATGCTAGCGTCTCTCCCGATTATTCTGGGATTTCAATCCTTATTGGCTGCAATTAACTATGATGTGACAAATGTTCCAAAGATGCCGGTTCACAAAATATGGGAAAACTTAGAATAA
- the acs gene encoding acetate--CoA ligase: MSESSIESILQEKRLFPPAAEFSQNAHIKSLEEYQQLYERAKADPQKFWAELAEQELHWFQKWDTVLDWQPPFAKWFTGGKTNISYNCLDRHLTTWRKNKAALIWEGEPGDSRTLTYAQLHREVCQMANVLKQLGVQKGDLVGIYMPMIPEAAIAMLACARIGAPHTVVFGGFSAEALRDRLIDGQAKLVITADGGWRKDAAVPLKAQVDKALANNAVPSINNVLVVKRTGQEIQMESGRDHWWHELQAGASADCPAEPMDSEDMLFVLYTSGSTGKPKGVVHTTAGYNLYTHMTTQWIFDLKDTDVYWCTADVGWITGHSYIVYGPLSNGATTLMYEGAPRASNPGCMWDIIEKYGVNVFYTAPTAIRAFIKMGEHLPNARNLSSLRLLGTVGEPINPEAWMWYHRVIGGERCPIVDTWWQTETGGIMITPLPGAIPSKPGSATLPFPGILADVVDLDGNSVGVNQGGYLAVKYPWPGMMRTVYGDDDRFRRTYWEHIPPKDGHYTYFAGDGARRDEDGYFWVMGRVDDVINVAGHRLGTMEIESALVSHPSVAEAAVVGKPDDIKGEDIVAFVTLEGTASPSDELNKALKQHVVSEIGAIARPGEIRFTDALPKTRSGKIMRRLLRNLAAGEEVAGDTSTLEDRGVLDKLREGN; the protein is encoded by the coding sequence ATGTCAGAATCCAGCATAGAATCAATCCTTCAAGAAAAACGCCTATTCCCTCCCGCTGCTGAATTCTCCCAGAACGCTCACATCAAGAGTCTGGAAGAGTATCAACAGCTATATGAACGCGCCAAAGCTGACCCCCAGAAATTCTGGGCGGAATTAGCCGAACAAGAATTGCACTGGTTCCAAAAGTGGGACACCGTGCTGGATTGGCAGCCGCCGTTTGCCAAGTGGTTCACCGGCGGCAAAACGAATATTTCCTACAACTGCCTGGATCGCCACCTCACCACTTGGCGCAAAAATAAAGCTGCCCTGATTTGGGAAGGCGAACCCGGAGACTCGCGCACCCTCACCTACGCACAACTGCACCGGGAAGTCTGCCAGATGGCAAACGTTCTGAAACAGTTAGGTGTGCAAAAAGGCGATCTCGTCGGGATTTATATGCCGATGATTCCAGAAGCAGCAATCGCAATGCTGGCTTGTGCTCGCATTGGTGCACCGCATACGGTTGTCTTTGGCGGCTTTAGCGCGGAAGCGTTGCGTGATCGCCTGATCGACGGGCAAGCAAAGCTGGTGATTACCGCCGATGGTGGCTGGCGCAAGGATGCGGCGGTTCCCCTTAAAGCTCAAGTCGATAAAGCTTTGGCGAATAACGCAGTTCCTAGTATTAACAATGTCCTAGTTGTCAAGCGCACCGGCCAAGAAATCCAGATGGAATCCGGGCGCGATCACTGGTGGCATGAGTTGCAAGCCGGCGCATCCGCAGATTGCCCCGCAGAACCGATGGATAGTGAGGATATGCTGTTCGTCCTCTACACCAGCGGCAGCACCGGCAAACCCAAAGGCGTGGTGCATACGACTGCCGGTTACAACCTCTACACCCACATGACAACCCAATGGATCTTTGACCTCAAAGATACCGATGTTTACTGGTGTACCGCTGATGTCGGCTGGATCACCGGCCACAGCTACATCGTCTATGGCCCACTGTCCAACGGTGCCACAACCTTGATGTACGAAGGTGCGCCCCGCGCCTCCAACCCTGGCTGTATGTGGGACATCATTGAAAAATACGGCGTCAACGTCTTCTACACCGCCCCCACTGCGATTCGGGCTTTCATCAAAATGGGTGAACACCTGCCCAACGCCCGCAACCTATCTTCCCTGCGCTTGTTGGGAACTGTGGGTGAACCGATTAACCCGGAAGCTTGGATGTGGTATCACCGAGTAATTGGTGGTGAACGTTGCCCAATTGTCGATACTTGGTGGCAGACGGAAACCGGCGGGATTATGATTACCCCCCTGCCTGGTGCAATTCCCTCCAAACCTGGTTCCGCAACGTTACCGTTCCCTGGAATTCTGGCGGATGTTGTGGATTTGGACGGCAACTCGGTTGGGGTTAACCAAGGGGGATATCTGGCGGTAAAATACCCCTGGCCCGGTATGATGCGAACCGTCTACGGCGATGATGATCGGTTCCGTCGTACTTACTGGGAGCATATTCCCCCCAAAGATGGCCATTACACCTACTTTGCCGGCGATGGGGCGCGTCGTGATGAGGACGGTTATTTCTGGGTGATGGGACGTGTGGATGATGTAATTAACGTTGCCGGCCACCGGCTGGGTACGATGGAGATTGAATCCGCACTGGTGTCTCACCCGTCGGTTGCAGAGGCGGCGGTTGTAGGTAAACCGGATGACATTAAAGGCGAAGATATTGTGGCGTTTGTCACTTTGGAAGGAACGGCTAGCCCCAGCGACGAGTTGAATAAAGCGTTGAAGCAGCACGTTGTCAGTGAAATTGGGGCGATCGCTCGTCCAGGAGAAATCCGGTTTACGGATGCTTTGCCGAAGACGCGTTCCGGTAAGATTATGCGCCGGCTGTTGCGAAATCTGGCTGCCGGTGAGGAGGTTGCTGGTGATACTTCGACTCTGGAAGATCGGGGTGTGTTGGATAAGCTTCGCGAAGGCAATTAA
- a CDS encoding 4a-hydroxytetrahydrobiopterin dehydratase — translation MTNLTTEKCSACHDGAPRATEEEIAELKPHIPDWNIVEEEGEQRLQRSYNFPDFKTALAFTNSIGDAAEEVGHHPALLTEWGKVTVTWWTHAISGLHRNDFIMASRTDDIVSKFTQKN, via the coding sequence ATGACCAACCTGACCACAGAAAAATGCTCTGCCTGCCATGACGGTGCACCTCGTGCCACTGAGGAAGAAATTGCTGAACTCAAACCCCATATTCCTGATTGGAATATTGTGGAGGAAGAAGGAGAACAGCGCTTGCAACGCAGCTACAATTTTCCAGATTTTAAAACGGCATTAGCGTTCACAAACAGTATTGGGGATGCTGCCGAAGAAGTCGGACATCACCCAGCATTACTGACGGAATGGGGGAAGGTTACGGTTACTTGGTGGACTCATGCTATCTCTGGACTTCACCGGAACGATTTTATTATGGCGTCGAGAACTGATGATATTGTGAGCAAATTTACACAGAAGAATTGA
- a CDS encoding cytochrome P450, translating to MTQDIFDLPGPEGNSLVGNLADFGRNPLEFMTECVQKYGDITPLRLGLAPACVLANPEYIQYVLKDRELFVKSRGLKALKTLLGEGLLSSEGDSWFRQRRLTQPIFHQKRIAGYGEVMVAYTERMLESWKDGETRDIHADMMRLTLNIVMKTIFNSDITEGEAKDVAHALDVAMDWFESKRKQGFLILEWFPRPENIRYRNAIQQLDKNIYNIINQRRVSGEDPGDLLSMLMQAQDEEDGSKMTDKQLRDEAATLILAGHETTANTLAWTWMLLSQYPEARTKLQEELREVLGNRVPTMADLPRLRYTDMVIKEAMRLYPAVATMARQTIKDCEIGGYQVPAGCAIIMSQWVMHRHPRYFEDAEEFKPERWAGDLEKQLPRGVYFPFGDGPRICIGKGFALMEAVLLLATISQKFELNLVPEHPIVPQPSITLRPEHGIKVTLKNL from the coding sequence ATGACTCAAGATATCTTCGATTTGCCAGGGCCAGAAGGAAATTCCTTAGTTGGCAACCTTGCAGACTTTGGTCGTAATCCGCTGGAGTTTATGACGGAATGCGTCCAGAAATATGGGGATATTACCCCCCTCCGCTTAGGCTTAGCACCAGCCTGCGTGCTAGCCAACCCTGAATATATTCAGTATGTCCTTAAAGATCGAGAATTATTTGTAAAAAGTCGTGGGTTGAAGGCGTTAAAAACCTTGCTAGGCGAAGGACTTTTAAGCAGTGAGGGAGATTCTTGGTTTCGCCAGCGACGCCTTACTCAACCGATCTTCCACCAAAAGCGAATTGCTGGGTATGGGGAGGTCATGGTTGCTTATACTGAGCGAATGCTTGAAAGCTGGAAAGACGGGGAAACTCGTGATATCCATGCAGACATGATGCGTCTGACTTTAAATATTGTGATGAAAACGATATTTAACAGTGATATCACGGAAGGCGAAGCGAAAGATGTAGCCCATGCCCTTGATGTGGCGATGGATTGGTTTGAAAGTAAGCGGAAACAAGGATTTTTAATTCTGGAATGGTTTCCCCGACCTGAAAATATCCGCTACAGAAATGCGATCCAGCAGCTGGATAAAAATATTTACAACATTATCAATCAGCGCCGTGTTAGCGGAGAAGATCCAGGAGATTTACTCTCAATGTTAATGCAAGCGCAAGATGAAGAAGATGGTAGCAAAATGACCGATAAACAGTTGCGCGATGAAGCGGCAACTTTAATATTAGCTGGGCATGAAACTACCGCCAATACTTTAGCATGGACATGGATGCTTTTATCTCAATATCCTGAAGCGCGAACTAAATTGCAAGAAGAGTTAAGAGAGGTATTAGGAAATCGCGTCCCTACGATGGCTGACTTACCGCGTTTGCGCTACACAGATATGGTGATCAAGGAAGCCATGCGGCTTTATCCAGCAGTGGCGACTATGGCGCGTCAAACGATTAAAGACTGCGAAATTGGCGGCTATCAAGTGCCGGCTGGCTGCGCGATTATCATGAGTCAGTGGGTAATGCACCGGCATCCCCGTTATTTTGAGGATGCAGAAGAATTTAAACCAGAACGCTGGGCCGGCGACCTCGAAAAACAGCTTCCACGGGGAGTATACTTTCCCTTTGGGGATGGCCCTCGAATTTGCATCGGCAAAGGTTTTGCCTTAATGGAAGCAGTTTTATTGCTAGCAACAATTTCCCAGAAATTTGAACTCAACCTTGTGCCAGAACACCCAATTGTTCCCCAGCCATCTATCACTCTACGCCCGGAACACGGCATCAAAGTAACGTTAAAAAACCTTTAA